The stretch of DNA CTCTCAAAGGGTaagaatatacatatatttctaaaaattatatacagagagctttttttttttagaattccttacaatactttcaattttttcttacatttttttacagtatctatttaaatgcaaaaatttggtttattaattttcttttaattttatttttttttattttgttatgaAACAAAGAACATTCTGAGGCGTAAGATTTTTCGTATATCTGAACAAGATAGGAAAAAGATTTTAGGAGAAAAAGTagcaaaggtgatttttttctactatATAGGTAAATGgttatgttttctttcttgcaatttctttcacttttcacaTGTTTCAAagatgtatatatttttttttatttatttaagaataaaatgtattgTCATGTTAACACCGTGTGGTCCAAAATGCGTATTTTTCACATAATCCTATATGCGTGTaagtttcattatttttcaaaattttatcttattcgtattttttttttcttttacaatctCTTCTCCTCTGAACCACTGAAGACCTCTTCCTAATTTATACACTCTGTCATATTTTCccatgtttaaataaattaataatttgcaaaataccaAAACAAAGATgtctcaaaataattaattttagttcgatgacttttcttttcgttGCGTTGTGGTATAGGTTTATTATTCGCTACAGTAATTCTGTATTCaatactaaaatattttcaaggtGGTTATTCAGGCATATATGGCATATATGGTTTAAAAATCCCTCCTCATCTTTCAGAGAAGTAAACGAGTTTAAGAATAGGAAAAACGGACAAGAATTAcccataaaatgcaatttcgtccctttaaatattctttttatcttattcttcttttttaattctctaaaaGACCAAAGCAACacccatatatgtatgtatgcctAATAGCGTTCTTTGCAGAGGTAGGTGTAGTCAGGAATCTATGCAAGAGGGGCATTTTGTCTtgtattcaaataaaacagattttcaaaattttggttaaAATCCAGAAAAGTATTGGGCAAGCTAATAATTCGgacaatcaaattaattaatttattttgatttctaaAAAATGAACCGGgacttaaagaatatttatggATACCCTCCCTACCTGGCTACACCACTGCAcgtgtgaaattaattttggtttATCGTGGAGGAAAATATGAAggatttcttatatttttttgcaatttatatttaatttatagaaaacaaataaaaataaaaaaaagtatataaattgaaaaataaaggaattgCTCTACCCAGCCCTtcgcaaacaaaaaaaaaaacaacaaataatattaaataggTTAAGAAGTTCTAAGCCTTTaagcaaaaagaagaaagctTGGAAAGACAAAATGAGTATTGATGCAGGTACCAATAACAATGGCAACCAAGAAAAGAGTCACATTCTAaggcaaaacaaaaataaagaataatttcattgtGAATTCGTTTCGTATATATTTCAATGACCCATTGAATTCAAAGTAAAGAATAGATTAAACTCATCCATTTCATAAAGTATATATGTAAATAGGTAATTGATTGAAGATTAATTCATATTCtaatttcgaaaatttcatcaatttaaatgtaaatgtaATATAagactaaatttttttttaacctagaaaattaatttaagaagtaaaaaaatggcaaattttcattttggcaAAAGAtcttataaataattcttctctctttttttttaaacataatatTATGTTAAAAGGAATggcaatcttttttttttcgacatgttaattcttcttctctgATCTTTCTCACATACTTGcgttcatttaataaaaatgttattaattaaattcacttaaGTACATTTTTATGATATGATATTCGTAAAGTTACCatatctttctttctctcttttatgtACTTgccaaattattattatttttcttttaaataggtataaaataataatagtaTGTAGAagataattaataattgaaagaaatgtaatttcatttaaaagcaTCACATAGGAAACGTCTTTAACTGGCTGAAAATGTGTTCTTCCCGGAGGTTTTTCCTTTGTAAAAgtaaatttgtggaaaaaatgcGACTTACACGCGAAAATGGGTCAATTCCTCGCCTATGGATACCCTACTCTCGGTAAGGTTTGCAGTAGGAATACCGATGATTCATGTGCTGGCTGTATGAACCTGAATGAGAGAATCTTTTTAGACACTTGGAACACTGGAATGGCTTCTCGCCACTATGGAGTCTCTTGTGCTCTGTCAAGTGGTGCTTGTGCTTAAAAGCCTTCGGACATTCGGCACATTTGTAAGGTCGCTGACCTACcgataaaataagaaaaattcttgtaaaaatactctttttttttcatttaaattcggattttatgttttatactAACCGGAATGCTCGTATTTGTGACGAGCGAGTGAACTCTGCTTACTGAAGGCCTTATCGCATTGGTCACAAACAAATTGTCCCTCTTGTTCTTGTTCAATTTTCActcttttatttgaatgacCTGCATTTATTAAGCAATTGGTCATATCGATTCCACCATCAATCCGGGACTCTTCATCCTTCCACGAACGTCGTTCACTACCTGGACTCAGGCTATTACCGCGTTCCCCCTTGAGACTCAATAGGGGATTTCGTGCCATTTCTGGTGTCATCTGCAAAAGGCGTTCCATTGGTACAAGCCCTAGGGCAGCACTAGGAAGAACATAGGGTGTATGACGAGGTACAGCTTCATTCGGGGACGGTGTTTGGCGCACCAATGCATCCATTCTGTTACTCAATGTTGCCCCATACAGGTGCAATGGTCGATAAGGTGTTGGGCTTCGTGATGATTTGTGACTGAGATTCATTACTTCCTCTTGACCTGTTGTCGATTGAAGTGGTACAGTTCCATATCTTGGTGAGTTCGATGGTGTTGCTGCATCATGTACCTatacaatttgcaaaattaattgatttatatatTAGATGTTTTAGCAAGAAAAGTTGAGATTTTCTTGACAATTTACCTGAGATTCTCGTGTATCCTTTTTTAGTGACAAATCCAGTGGTTGATCCCAATCAATGGTCCCCGTGGAATTAAATGCAGGTGGTGATCCCGCACGTGTAAATGGTTGTTTCATCATTCCAATgctattcaattttctttcacgtgATCGATTATTTTGAAACCACACCTGTACCACACGTGGATCTAGCATTAAGCGTGCAGCTATTGATCGAAACTCTTCACGACTTGGACGAGGATTGACGGCATAGTGCTCCTTGAGGACAGCCTGCTGTTCTTCCGAAATTGCCGTTCGTACCCTCACCTTGCGTTCCCCTTCGGCATTCACTTTTGCATCCCTATCTTCAGTGTCATCCTCACTACCTGATGCTGCAGCTGCTAGGTAGCTCGTGAGAGCCATTGTTTCCGCCACTCGTTCTGCAAGACTATCATGTTTGCGAAACATAATAGAACCACAGAGAACTTTTTCATGTTGCGCCAGTTCCGTGCGatgattaaatgttttatcGCAATGTTGACACTGGAGATTCTGTCGTTCGTCCACAGTTGATGTTTCCGGGGGAAAGCCATTGGATCGCGACTGTGTATCCTGTTCCATTGATGGTGGTGTCACAGACACGGTATTTCTAGCATCACAACTGCTGTGATACTGACTCATTGCATTCCCACAAATTTGACTATCCGATTGACTCTTCTCACTACCCTTCTCATCGATGTCCATCACTAATTTTGGTACATCGTCGGCATTGTCTTCCGTAACTTCTTCAATCATATCCTCAGGGTCGGAATGTAAGCTTGGTGTTTTTGTTTCACTAGATCGTTGACTTGCCGATGCTTTCAGGAGGGCCTCAATGGAGGTTTGATGTTGATTCCCAGCAGCCGTTAGCTCAAGGAGTCGTTGCAAACTGTATGGATTGAAGGCAGCTGCATTGCGTGGATCAAGTGCCGCCATTGAGTAGAAGGGATTTTGGAAGGAAGCAAAAATGGCCACATTCATGGCGTCGTAGTTGTTACTGTACTTTGGCAAGATCGGCAGGAAGGCATTGTGATTGGAATTTGTTGAATTGTTGTTATTATGAAGTCCACCGGCAAGGAGTGGTTGATGAAACATTTGTGCACGTTTCTGTGCAGCTGCCAAGATACTATTGGAGTTCTTATCACCCCCACCGCGTCCTGAGCGTGACCCAGCTATACCAGCAGTACCCAATTTGAGACCCATACTGATGCACTTCTTTGATGTCATGTGGCTAGAGTAGGAGCCCGAATGGGAAAAGCGTTTGCCACAGTTATTGCATCCGAATGGCTTTTCGCCCGAATGTATTCTCACGTGTTCTTTGAGGTGGTGcttaaatttaaatgctttATCGCAATCAGTACATTTAAATTTCCTCAGGAGCGCTGACTCATCATGGCTTATCATATGACGCTGAAGTCTATAGACATTAGCAAAGACTTTGTGACAAGTCTTACAGCTCTGGAAGGGTGTAagagtgttgagaaaaaaaaaagaaaattaaatatatgtggcgagggtttttttttttagaattctaCAAGAAGAATAGTACGTATATAGAGGAACCTCTATTTATGCAAGAGAAGAAAACTCTGTGGCAATTTTGAAATTACTGCTAATTGTTGCTATTTCCAGCATCTAACATTGTTTCAAAAGCAAACTAAATCCATATAGCTTGAACTCGCGCTCCTGCGCGTCGTATCTCTTTCacatttcctttttcatttcttaaaaCACATCGCATATACAACATACAATTGGAGAAATTGGTTGgatatttatagaaaataatcacatatgtacatacatatatgatgTATATGCAAAAGGAAGGTGAAGTGTACATAGAGggcaaaagcaaaaaaggaatgaaaaatcCTCAAGGGAAatcttgtggaaaattcaatttactgTATATTTCTCCTgccttttgtgaatttatttcaccTAAACAGTGTGAGACTTGTCACTCGCTTCCACACTCACCAGTATCCTTCATCTCTCATACTATAGTACCTACTATTAATAGTCATGTGAGATTTATTTGGAAAGATGGATTACAAACCCACCTTTTGTCTCATCACCAATCAAATTGGGGACATGtactatgtacatatgtatttatatGCATTCTCTATGTATGTTGAGGATGCCATCATGTCTCAAATCCAAGGACAGGATTGCACAAAAGCACAAATCAAAGGCATTATACACGGAGAGGCGCACGAGACTCATCAAAAGCAACATAAAACACACAAGATAACACTATAAAATGAGTTACATCTCTCGGAGGAAAATCACGTCAAAAGAAATCTTGgaaaacaacaagaaaaaaaaagaaatagaaacaCTCGAGATACCATCCCTCCTTTTGTGTAAAGGAAATCTTTATACAGAGATTGAAAGTCGGGAAAAACACACGGACAGGTGCGTCCAATGCTTCTGTGGAATACCAACATGTTGGgtatatttttagaagaacGCCACagagaaattatatacataacagacccaaaaaaaaaatctcacatgaatttgaaaaagaaaatcaacttaaagaattctttcaactcctttttacaaaaaaaatcacttctgCGGTGTTTTCTGAAAGAACAtgtcttgaatttttttccttcttaaatgcaacatttctttttttttttaaatataattattctTCCAGCACAttccctatatttcgtgtGCTTCAAAAGGTATATTACATGCAAAAGGTTTCaattagaaagaaatttagaaaattcccattgcagcagacaaagaatttttgaattttcagttAGGTATCCTACAATGCGCGCACACCATCAGCCTAGAGGcggtaaaaaaaagacaaagtgAACATAAATCTCAGATAGAGTAAGTTAATTGTCGactataagaatttttctcgaTGGGGTGAAAgtaaaattagagaaaaaatatttatttcttaaaattcctcTGTGACAGTCCGAAATTCCACCACATTTGAAGGAGGTGAAAGAAACTATTGAAATGCCACAAAGgaggatttttattatttggttAAATGACGAAAAActacataaatattatttaagtaattttgTTGCTTTCAgaactctttaatttttttaccctCCCCCCCCTTACTTTATCCTCAAAAGTCTAgactattaaataaattgataaaacgtACAACATTCTATTCTAATTCCTACCTAATGATGGAAagcattcaatttattattgcacAACTTATCAAACAGTTTACAATTAAactgcttttttttaacaacgcTGTACAAAAGCATCAACTATGGGCTTAGTTAGTGGGTGTTGAATAGATAGGAGAGTGGTGGAAAATAccagaaaagaaataaattgttaatttgtaaaaaaaaatagtgcaATGACCTCTACTTTGTTCTATAcagtatttctttttttttctcttgtccATATACTTTCCCTcgttcaatttgatttttgttcCTCTCATTTCTGCCTCTCGTGATCACCAAACAACACTGATATTGTGGCCGTGTTTAATACATCCCTCACACTCTCTATAtgaattctcttttcttcttttccttccaGATTAATTAACAATGTTGcttcatttaatttgtgtGTGATGCACGTTACTAatgacttttaatttttactgcCTCATTGAGTGAAATATTATTCCTTATTAGCCATCAACTCCATCCCTCATCTATATATCCATGATCATATATGAACATCAAATTCTCACATAGATGCGtctctcaattgaaaattctcctttaaaccgagttttttttttttactattattGAAACGTTGTTTTTATTCTGCTTTTGTTAAATGATATATAGTTCAATCTAAATGAAGTTAGGAGGATTATATGGTGAGCATGGTGAGCGATGGAAAGAACAGAATGCCACATGGAAGCTAATAAAGAATTCATTGTTCTACTGCAATTGATTATTGCGAACATTGAAATTGTTTAAAGTCGATGTGAGATATTTCATAGACTTCCGTAACAAATAGaaccaaaaagctttttattcctcataatttaatttttaatttaattttaatttttaattttttcataataattcctgatgaaaaaaaaaagttttcaaaaagaTGCCTAAAAAGCTACAACGATTATACCTTTCATCTAAGAATTTTATGGatgcaattttcaaataaatttttgagtcaaaatttaagaattttcatcttttcatcTCCGAGGAgcaaatactttttttaaaataaaaattctatttttttctcaattaaaaaaaaaacgtatagAGTCTAAGAAGAGTCAAAAACAACGTGTGTGCGtacattcaatttaaatgttaaaacaaaaaagtcaACAGTTTCTTTAAGTCTTATTTGATAACCTTCTGTGTGTGTTGGAGACATTCCTGATTAAGAAACttcatcataaaatttttcctttattcatATTTGTTGGTCAAAAAGTTCGATGTTATAAGGTATCTGacctcaaataaaattaattattatattgacAGAGCTGAAATAGATATGAGTTGGAGGGTGAAAGAggtttaacaaaaatttcaatattccccaaaatgcttcttttttttttaggaaatttacatTATACgtcaatgaatttaatgtaTAAGTACATAACTCTCAACTCTTAATAACATCATATACCGCCACACATTACACACACATAGTGGAATCTTTCGGGTAGCccaaagattttaattaaatctcctGGAATCTAATTGCACACACAGCAGTTAATATGTctatgaaataattaaaattttatcgttTTGTGATGTGAGTGTAAATGACACGAAAGTTCTCAAAAGGTTATCGCAAAGTGTGATTTCAAATTAAGGTCGAATATGAAAACACTTTCAATCCTTTGTATCATTCTCACATGATGCTCTAGAAAATGAGTACAGAGACCATgttgtacagaaaaaaaatctaaattccTGGTTTTAGACTTTAAATTTACATACCGTcgctacatatgtacatacgtacattacatacatatgtatgttatgtatgtactCACTGTGCTTTACACACATCACAAAAAAGTTccga from Lutzomyia longipalpis isolate SR_M1_2022 chromosome 1, ASM2433408v1 encodes:
- the LOC129786768 gene encoding zinc finger protein 1 isoform X2 — its product is MLSCLVPRFASEDKIMPSSSPFALQYPSLASGLHKDNDTAPSAAPHTEYSINCPQCHLGLPGFQAWKEHVECAHPMGEKSPHEAGSPNHQPPNHRHHHSVTPSPPLALATSSASATGTSMLQKTPLLTSSASPSSASISVKSEEGGGRSTSPSSSLDGPHACVQCSASFQSRDLLEKHELLHSPNGTVSCKTCHKVFANVYRLQRHMISHDESALLRKFKCTDCDKAFKFKHHLKEHVRIHSGEKPFGCNNCGKRFSHSGSYSSHMTSKKCISMGLKLGTAGIAGSRSGRGGGDKNSNSILAAAQKRAQMFHQPLLAGGLHNNNNSTNSNHNAFLPILPKYSNNYDAMNVAIFASFQNPFYSMAALDPRNAAAFNPYSLQRLLELTAAGNQHQTSIEALLKASASQRSSETKTPSLHSDPEDMIEEVTEDNADDVPKLVMDIDEKGSEKSQSDSQICGNAMSQYHSSCDARNTVSVTPPSMEQDTQSRSNGFPPETSTVDERQNLQCQHCDKTFNHRTELAQHEKVLCGSIMFRKHDSLAERVAETMALTSYLAAAASGSEDDTEDRDAKVNAEGERKVRVRTAISEEQQAVLKEHYAVNPRPSREEFRSIAARLMLDPRVVQVWFQNNRSRERKLNSIGMMKQPFTRAGSPPAFNSTGTIDWDQPLDLSLKKDTRESQVHDAATPSNSPRYGTVPLQSTTGQEEVMNLSHKSSRSPTPYRPLHLYGATLSNRMDALVRQTPSPNEAVPRHTPYVLPSAALGLVPMERLLQMTPEMARNPLLSLKGERGNSLSPGSERRSWKDEESRIDGGIDMTNCLINAGHSNKRVKIEQEQEGQFVCDQCDKAFSKQSSLARHKYEHSGQRPYKCAECPKAFKHKHHLTEHKRLHSGEKPFQCSKCLKRFSHSGSYSQHMNHRYSYCKPYRE
- the LOC129786768 gene encoding zinc finger protein 1 isoform X1; the protein is MWNMVKLPKKPKSPPCLLPLKIIKESDLDRDPSLASGLHKDNDTAPSAAPHTEYSINCPQCHLGLPGFQAWKEHVECAHPMGEKSPHEAGSPNHQPPNHRHHHSVTPSPPLALATSSASATGTSMLQKTPLLTSSASPSSASISVKSEEGGGRSTSPSSSLDGPHACVQCSASFQSRDLLEKHELLHSPNGTVSCKTCHKVFANVYRLQRHMISHDESALLRKFKCTDCDKAFKFKHHLKEHVRIHSGEKPFGCNNCGKRFSHSGSYSSHMTSKKCISMGLKLGTAGIAGSRSGRGGGDKNSNSILAAAQKRAQMFHQPLLAGGLHNNNNSTNSNHNAFLPILPKYSNNYDAMNVAIFASFQNPFYSMAALDPRNAAAFNPYSLQRLLELTAAGNQHQTSIEALLKASASQRSSETKTPSLHSDPEDMIEEVTEDNADDVPKLVMDIDEKGSEKSQSDSQICGNAMSQYHSSCDARNTVSVTPPSMEQDTQSRSNGFPPETSTVDERQNLQCQHCDKTFNHRTELAQHEKVLCGSIMFRKHDSLAERVAETMALTSYLAAAASGSEDDTEDRDAKVNAEGERKVRVRTAISEEQQAVLKEHYAVNPRPSREEFRSIAARLMLDPRVVQVWFQNNRSRERKLNSIGMMKQPFTRAGSPPAFNSTGTIDWDQPLDLSLKKDTRESQVHDAATPSNSPRYGTVPLQSTTGQEEVMNLSHKSSRSPTPYRPLHLYGATLSNRMDALVRQTPSPNEAVPRHTPYVLPSAALGLVPMERLLQMTPEMARNPLLSLKGERGNSLSPGSERRSWKDEESRIDGGIDMTNCLINAGHSNKRVKIEQEQEGQFVCDQCDKAFSKQSSLARHKYEHSGQRPYKCAECPKAFKHKHHLTEHKRLHSGEKPFQCSKCLKRFSHSGSYSQHMNHRYSYCKPYRE